A genomic stretch from Pirellulales bacterium includes:
- a CDS encoding RNA polymerase sigma factor RpoD/SigA, with protein sequence MPATRRRPSAAVQSPLETYLREINETALLSAADEQELADAIAKGDTKARDRMVRANLRLVVNIARGYTGKGLGLQDLIEEGNLGLLRAVEGFDPAMGTRFSTYASYWIKQSIKRALINTAKTIRIPAYMVELLSKWRRASARLTEELGRTPTPEEVARVLGLPRKKLPIIKKAIRIYNSTPQTDQAEAGWSLGEMVMDERAKNPEEEMVETDALAEVLRLLETMDPREATVLRMRFGLDDQQPRTLKEIGESLGLTRERVRQIETEALHKLAYSLQGPNP encoded by the coding sequence ATGCCTGCAACTCGTCGACGCCCCTCGGCCGCTGTGCAGTCTCCGCTGGAGACGTACCTGCGCGAGATCAACGAAACGGCCCTGCTCTCGGCTGCCGACGAGCAAGAGCTGGCCGATGCCATTGCCAAGGGCGACACGAAGGCCCGGGACCGCATGGTTCGGGCCAACCTGCGGCTGGTCGTGAATATTGCCCGCGGTTACACGGGCAAGGGGCTCGGCCTGCAAGACCTGATCGAGGAAGGCAACCTGGGCCTGTTGCGTGCCGTCGAGGGTTTCGACCCGGCGATGGGCACGCGGTTCAGCACGTATGCCAGCTACTGGATCAAGCAATCGATCAAGCGGGCGCTGATCAACACGGCCAAGACGATTCGCATCCCGGCCTACATGGTCGAGCTGTTGAGCAAGTGGCGCCGGGCCAGCGCGCGGCTGACCGAGGAGCTCGGTCGTACGCCCACGCCCGAAGAGGTGGCGCGCGTCTTGGGCCTGCCGCGCAAAAAGCTGCCGATCATCAAGAAGGCGATCCGCATCTACAACTCGACCCCACAGACCGACCAGGCCGAGGCCGGCTGGTCGCTGGGCGAGATGGTGATGGACGAACGGGCAAAGAATCCCGAAGAGGAAATGGTCGAGACCGATGCGCTGGCCGAGGTGCTGCGGTTGCTCGAGACCATGGATCCGCGCGAGGCAACCGTGCTGCGGATGCGGTTCGGTCTCGACGATCAGCAGCCCCGGACGCTCAAGGAAATCGGCGAGTCGCTCGGCCTGACCCGGGAACGCGTGCGCCAGATCGAAACCGAAGCCCTGCACAAGCTGGCCTATTCGCTGCAGGGTCCGAATCCGTAG
- a CDS encoding DUF1559 domain-containing protein: MRYSRSGLFARQVRITHRRTASAARRRRGFTLVELLVVIAILAILMALLMPAVQAARQSARRSQCGNNLKQLGLALHQYHTTHASFPPSSTGTLVGPFGGDYRLEPAPARSRPGTPSGHVFSWYALLLPYVEQQGLAAVVDFQRLTWDETGYDTARPQGNVAAAQTRIASLLCPSIGETFNSDATEYAQVDVWSGPALTNYVGFGASTWEKLIGETPDGVLVPPTFKRPHPVRLEDIKDGTSNTLACTETKERNYAAWFDGNTATAVAMLPASGDTQAALNRSVYLSMSVLNSGPMTGFQQDWTWGPSSEHEAGANHLMADGSVRFIADQVDSTTYRGLATRAGKEVLGSY, from the coding sequence ATGCGGTATTCACGCTCTGGTCTATTTGCGCGCCAAGTTCGCATCACCCACCGACGGACTGCGAGCGCCGCGCGCCGGCGGCGCGGCTTCACGCTCGTCGAACTACTCGTCGTGATTGCCATCCTCGCCATTCTGATGGCGCTATTGATGCCGGCCGTTCAGGCGGCGCGGCAGTCGGCCCGGCGCTCGCAATGCGGCAACAATCTCAAGCAGCTCGGCCTGGCGTTACACCAATACCACACCACGCACGCTTCGTTCCCGCCCAGTTCTACCGGCACGCTGGTCGGACCGTTCGGCGGCGACTACCGCCTCGAGCCTGCGCCGGCGCGGTCGCGCCCCGGCACCCCGTCGGGTCACGTGTTTAGCTGGTACGCCCTGTTGTTGCCGTACGTCGAACAACAAGGGTTGGCGGCGGTCGTCGATTTCCAGCGGCTCACCTGGGACGAAACGGGCTACGACACTGCGCGCCCGCAAGGCAACGTGGCCGCGGCCCAAACGCGAATTGCCTCGCTGCTCTGCCCTTCGATTGGCGAGACATTCAACTCCGACGCGACCGAATACGCACAGGTCGACGTGTGGAGCGGGCCGGCGCTAACGAACTACGTCGGCTTCGGCGCCAGCACCTGGGAAAAGCTGATTGGCGAAACGCCCGACGGCGTGCTGGTGCCGCCGACATTCAAACGGCCACATCCCGTACGGCTCGAAGACATCAAGGACGGCACTTCGAACACGCTCGCATGCACCGAAACGAAAGAGCGCAACTATGCCGCCTGGTTCGATGGCAATACGGCCACGGCAGTCGCGATGCTGCCAGCCAGCGGCGACACGCAGGCCGCCTTGAATCGCTCGGTCTACTTGTCGATGAGCGTACTGAACAGCGGCCCCATGACCGGCTTTCAGCAAGATTGGACCTGGGGTCCAAGCAGCGAGCACGAGGCCGGCGCCAATCATCTGATGGCCGACGGCAGCGTGCGATTCATCGCCGACCAGGTCGATAGCACCACCTATCGCGGGCTGGCCACGCGGGCCGGCAAAGAAGTGTTGGGCTCCTACTGA
- a CDS encoding sigma-70 family RNA polymerase sigma factor — MPDFTHESPSAGDGYTNSETLQAAQLYLEQRLERGEPIPEHGWQQFYAVYEPLIRRFAVRCRVPADELDDCVQEALQTVIVALRDFRYERSRGSFRGWLYSLVRSRATDLMRRRLRRTARLDLGAPTEQVAGPAAEPSAEIDRRWHSALVQQVVEQLRGEVSPRNFEVFYLRAIEERSVAEVAERTGSSPEKVRYRHHRMVRKFRDLFLLLTGEEYQPL; from the coding sequence ATGCCCGACTTTACGCACGAATCCCCCAGTGCGGGCGACGGCTACACGAATTCCGAAACGCTGCAGGCGGCACAACTCTACCTGGAGCAGCGGCTCGAACGCGGCGAGCCGATTCCCGAACACGGCTGGCAACAGTTCTACGCCGTCTACGAACCGCTGATTCGGCGTTTTGCCGTGCGGTGCCGGGTGCCGGCCGACGAACTGGACGATTGCGTGCAAGAGGCGCTGCAAACGGTGATCGTCGCGCTGCGCGATTTCCGGTACGAGCGCAGCCGCGGGAGCTTTCGCGGGTGGCTGTATTCGCTGGTTCGTTCGCGCGCGACCGATTTGATGCGGCGACGCCTGCGGCGGACCGCCAGGCTCGATCTGGGGGCCCCAACCGAGCAAGTGGCCGGTCCGGCCGCCGAGCCGTCGGCCGAAATCGATCGCCGCTGGCACTCGGCCCTGGTTCAGCAGGTGGTCGAACAACTTCGGGGCGAAGTTTCGCCGCGGAATTTCGAGGTTTTTTACTTGCGGGCCATCGAGGAACGGAGCGTGGCCGAGGTCGCCGAGCGTACCGGCTCGAGCCCCGAAAAAGTTCGCTATCGCCACCACCGCATGGTGCGCAAGTTCCGCGACTTGTTCTTGCTGCTGACGGGCGAAGAGTACCAGCCGCTCTGA
- a CDS encoding adenine phosphoribosyltransferase codes for MSVVLTEFIRAIPDFPKPGILFRDITPLLAEPRAFEAVIDQLAERYRGQQIDAVAAAEARGFIFAAPLALRLGVGFVPIRKPGKLPFDTHAFHYELEYGTDTLEVHVDGLKAGQRVLLIDDLLATGGTMAACCQLVEKTGATVAECAFVIELSGLGGAAKIAPHRTFSLIRYD; via the coding sequence ATGTCTGTCGTGCTCACCGAGTTCATTCGGGCCATTCCCGATTTCCCGAAGCCGGGCATTCTGTTTCGCGATATTACGCCGTTGCTGGCCGAGCCACGGGCCTTTGAGGCCGTGATCGATCAGCTCGCCGAGCGCTATCGCGGGCAGCAGATCGACGCGGTCGCGGCGGCCGAGGCCCGGGGATTCATCTTCGCGGCGCCGTTGGCGCTGCGGCTCGGCGTCGGCTTCGTGCCAATCCGCAAGCCGGGCAAATTGCCCTTCGACACGCACGCGTTTCACTACGAACTGGAGTACGGCACCGATACGCTCGAGGTCCACGTCGACGGTCTCAAGGCGGGGCAGCGCGTGCTGCTGATCGACGACCTGCTGGCGACCGGCGGCACGATGGCGGCTTGCTGCCAATTGGTCGAAAAGACGGGCGCCACCGTCGCGGAGTGCGCCTTTGTCATCGAACTGTCGGGCTTGGGTGGCGCGGCCAAGATCGCGCCGCATCGGACTTTCAGCCTGATTCGCTACGACTGA